From the genome of Peptoniphilus sp. ING2-D1G:
TATTTGCCATTAAAGCCATATCTTCCACTGTGGCTACAGTTGCATTTTTAAAAGCGCTCAAATATTTTCTGTATCTTTTCATTCTATCTATGCTTTTTTTGTTCTTGTTTACTCCTATGGTGGTAAGCAAAATTATAGGCGCAAAATATGCAAGGAGTATTTTTATATAGTCGGGGTCCGGATCCAATACGAAAGCTATGCCCAAAATAGCTGCAATCACTACGTGTACTCCCCTTAAAACATTTAATATAAAAAGGTATATCCTTGCGGTTTTTTCCTCTCTGGGACTTTGGTCCACCAACCTTTCATTTTTCACCGGAATAATATCCGTTTCTCTTCTTTTAGTTTGGCTTTCAACAAAATTATTTATTCCTTCAATGGATAATTTCGCTACCTTTGAAAAAACATTTTTCAATTTATCTAAATCTTCAGAATTTAAAAATTTTTGAAATTCATTATTCTCTGAATAGTCGTCTTTTCTCATAATATTACCCCTCCTTTAAATATAATATCTTTAATAGTCTGATTTTAAAAGAGTTAAATAATTTTTTACATTAAAAAAAAGTTAAATTTACATTAAATGTCGAATTTTTGATAAATTATAAAATCTAAAAGGGCAAGCACCTAAATGCTTGCCCTTTATTTAAAACAAGTTGTATTTCAAATTTTAGTAATTTTTACATCACAAATTTTCATAATGTTTAAGTGCATCATGATATGCGGCTATTATCGCTTTTGCTGAAGAACCGTAGTATCTATTTGTAATCTCCTCAGTAATAAATTCATCATCTTTCATGTTTTTGCCTATAAACAGTCTTGAAATAAAAGACTTTGTCAAATCCAAAGTTGTATTGCTGTCTGCTCTCACTATTATTCCGCTGTCTATTTCCACCTCGAAGGCGAGAAAAAATGATCCGTACATCTTGGTTATGGCATTGTTCATGTTGGTCTTTGATTCGCCTGTTATGTATAGTGTTTTGCCGTTTTCCAATTTTTTACCCCCAAGCTCATCATATATGGTCTTTGAAATTTTTCCTATTATTTCTCTTCCTTCCAAATTCGAATTCATATCATCTGTCATGACAACTATTATGTAGTCCATGTCCTCTAAAAATATAATTGCGCATTCATGTTCTAAATTATCCAAATCGCCGGACTTATGAGCGATGGTAAGTTCTTCTGCAATATACCTTTGAAGCCTTTCTCCCTGTGTCTGTCTTTTTAAAATATCGAGCATGATTTCACTTGATTTTTTATTTATGAGTTTACCTTCGTAGATTTTTTGAAGAATAGTCTTTAAATCCTCTGCGCATATGTAATTGTCGTAACCCTTAGCAAGCGCTTCTGAATCCATCATCTTCCTTTGAAGATCGGCTTCCTTTAGTTTTAAATTTTTTCCCAGTTTATTGATATTTTCCATTCCCAATAAATCGATAAGTATATTAGTCGCTTCATTGTCACTTACTATTATCATCAAGGTAACAAGTTCCTTTAGAGAAAATTCATGGTGGTATTCCAGTTCCTTTAATATTCCGTCTCCGCCTGTGAAATTGTCCTTTGTCACCGCTATTTTGTCACTGAGCGAAAATTCCTTGTTCTTTACTCTTCTCATGAGTTCGGCCATTATTAACAACTTAATGGTGGATGCCGACCTCATTTTTTGTAGCTCATTTATCCCGAATCCCTTATTTTCCTTCAAGTCATAGAAACAAAGGCAAACTTTGCCTTTAGTTCTTCTGATTATGTTCTCTATTTTTAATTTCAAACAATCATAATTTTCCATTGTTTGCCTCCTTTTTATTAATTATAATACATTTTTAATCTGTTTCTTTTAAAAAACATGACGAACCGGAGAAAATCTCAGATTCATCATGTTTTAAAGTAAGTTAAGCTATCATCTTAAGCACATATCCCATTAAAAGTCCTGCAAAGTTTCCTATGGCAGCTCCGAGGACTCCCATCAAGACTCCTATGCCGGCATAGGACGGATCATAGGCTGATGCAACTATTGGAGCTGATGCCGAACCTCCTATGTTTGCAAGAGATGCTGTTGAAACCATACATAAATCCCAGTGGAACATTTTTGATAATATATACATTCCTATTACGTGCACTGTTAAAATAAATACTCCATATACAACCCACATCGGCGCATTTATTAAATCCGTTACCGATGCCATAGATGCAAGCATTGAAACTACCGCATATAGATAGACATTTGAAAGTTCTTCCACTGCAGGTACCTTTCCAAGAGGACTGAGGGCACAAATTAAACCTAAAATCGTAACAAATAATGTAGTCATCGTTCCCTTGTCAAACATTGCAAGTCCCACACCTGCGAGAGCTTCGTTTAAATATGCTCCTATCCATTGAGAGACCGCAGAAACCATCAGTGAAACACCTATTAAGAAAATCCAATCCGCTGCAGTCGCCTTTCTTTTTTCTCCCGCTACTTCCGCCGCCGCTGCATCTGCTACCGCTTGAAGTTTTGAAGTATCAGCCTTGACCGCATCGTTCCAATTCTTTTCATAACGAACCATGAACAGCAAAAGAGCAATCCAAACAGAATAACATACCGTATC
Proteins encoded in this window:
- a CDS encoding beta-lactamase (This entry represents a beta-lactamase structural motif, which contains a cluster of alpha-helices and an alpha/beta sandwich. In addition to beta-lactamases, this domain is also found in D-ala carboxypeptidase/transpeptidase, esterase (EstB) [PMID: 11847270], the penicillin receptor BlaR (C-terminal domain), D-aminopeptidase (N-terminal domain) [PMID: 10986464], penicillin-biding proteins (e.g. PBP2x, PBP5), and in glutaminase (GlnA). Beta-lactamases are the most common bacterial resistance mechanism against beta-lactam antibiotics [PMID: 12945052]. Beta-lactamases appear to have evolved from DD-transpeptidases, which are penicillin-binding proteins involved in cell wall biosynthesis, and as such are one of the main targets of beta-lactam antibiotics; High confidence in function and specificity); this translates as MENYDCLKLKIENIIRRTKGKVCLCFYDLKENKGFGINELQKMRSASTIKLLIMAELMRRVKNKEFSLSDKIAVTKDNFTGGDGILKELEYHHEFSLKELVTLMIIVSDNEATNILIDLLGMENINKLGKNLKLKEADLQRKMMDSEALAKGYDNYICAEDLKTILQKIYEGKLINKKSSEIMLDILKRQTQGERLQRYIAEELTIAHKSGDLDNLEHECAIIFLEDMDYIIVVMTDDMNSNLEGREIIGKISKTIYDELGGKKLENGKTLYITGESKTNMNNAITKMYGSFFLAFEVEIDSGIIVRADSNTTLDLTKSFISRLFIGKNMKDDEFITEEITNRYYGSSAKAIIAAYHDALKHYENL
- a CDS encoding hypothetical protein (High confidence in function and specificity) encodes the protein MVITNGFTYIAFLMFVAGTLLALEKYTKWKIFNLVPPLVFIYVINMIFCTMGLYASEEVSAAYGVLKNNLLYAMIFVMLLRCDFRSLAKLGGRMVAIFLGCSVTLFIGTLVGYPIFKGMLGNDTWGAVAALYASWVGGSANMAAMQAALPVDPGAFGSALALDTVCYSVWIALLLFMVRYEKNWNDAVKADTSKLQAVADAAAAEVAGEKRKATAADWIFLIGVSLMVSAVSQWIGAYLNEALAGVGLAMFDKGTMTTLFVTILGLICALSPLGKVPAVEELSNVYLYAVVSMLASMASVTDLINAPMWVVYGVFILTVHVIGMYILSKMFHWDLCMVSTASLANIGGSASAPIVASAYDPSYAGIGVLMGVLGAAIGNFAGLLMGYVLKMIA